One part of the Oncorhynchus clarkii lewisi isolate Uvic-CL-2024 chromosome 7, UVic_Ocla_1.0, whole genome shotgun sequence genome encodes these proteins:
- the LOC139414328 gene encoding Krueppel-like factor 15, giving the protein MIIDGVVRSVVLCSTLLCIWTVSMVSLRSRALVSDNDLFRDSVRLISLELEEGEGSEGRSEGDSFASGYSPDAGDIGARLSFSPGEEEEEEDDFTPIERDREKREEGMLQDPRLPDFSPRLPSPFSPTLEDIEEFLREKMELVREGVLFSSEPMEEPAPSPSSSIEHTLSSPGGQSDPGTSAALSPPNPQTPNIPHTHSSAAPCPSPSSSNPSVLLGAPLVLQVQSLPLAQPLPQTGSTPGPSSGLRLAHLVLGLHGGQNFTLLASQVPSAPATLLNVASMDAGVPDQKYVKIAPLPITVRIAGGLAGATVVGGHSGGAVVKAVAPHKVNRPPPTETLRVHKCSHPGCEKMYTKSSHLKAHFRRHTGEKPYTCSWPDCGWRFSRSDELSRHRRSHSGVKPYECSLCEKKFARSDHLSKHTKVHRSPRPGKNIRTTV; this is encoded by the exons ATGATAATAGACG GTGTAGTGAGAAGCGTGGTTCTCTGCTCAACTCTCCTGTGTATCTGGACTGTATCAATGGTGTCGTTACGCAGCAGAGCGCTGGTCTCTGATAATGACCTCTTTAGGGACAGTGTTCGTCTGATCTCCCTGGAGCTTGAGGAGGGAGAGGGCAGTGAGGGGAGGAGCGAGGGGGATAGCTTTGCCTCCGGTTACAGCCCAGATGCTGGGGACATTGGTGCTCGGCTCAGCTTCAgccctggagaggaggaagaggaggaggatgatttTACCCCCATAGAGCGGGATAGGGAGAAGCGAGAAGAAGGCATGCTGCAGGACCCCAGGCTGCCTGACTTCAGCCCCCGCCTGCCCTCGCCCTTCTCTCCCACCCTTGAGGACATCGAGGAGTTCCTCAGGGAGAAGATGGAGCTAGTGAGAGAGGGGGTTCTCTTCTCTAGTGAACCCATGGAGGAGCCTGCTCCCTCCCCTTCCAGCTCCATTGAACATACTCTCTCCTCCCCAGGAGGACAAAGTGACCCAGGGACCAGCGCTGCCCTGTCACCCCCCAACCCACAAACCCCCAACATCCCTCACACCCACAGCTCAGCAGCCCCGTGCCCCTCCCCGTCCTCCTCTAACCCCTCAGTGCTCCTGGGAGCACCCTTGGTACTCCAGGTCCAGTCACTGCCGCTGGCCCAGCCTCTCCCCCAGACAGGCTCTACTCCTGGGCCGTCCAGTGGGCTGAGACTGGCCCACCTGGTCTTGGGGCTCCACGGAGGGCAGAACTTTACCCTGCTTGCCTCACAGGTGCCCTCTGCCCCAGCCACCCTTCTCAACGTAGCCAGCATGGATGCCGGAGTTCCAGACCAGAAGTACGTGAAGATTGCCCCTCTACCGATCACCGTGAGGATTGCCGGGGGGCTTGCTGGGGCAACGGTGGTTGGGGGTCACAGTGGAGGGGCCGTGGTGAAAGCTGTGGCCCCACATAAGGTGAACAGACCCCCTCCTACAGAGACGCTGAGGGTGCACAAGTGTTCTCATCCAGGCTGTGAGAAGATGTACACCAAGAGCAGCCATCTGAAGGCCCACTTCCGCAGACACACCGGAGAGAAGCCCTACACCTGCAGCTGGCCTGACTGTGGCTGGAG gtTCTCTCGTTCTGATGAGCTGTCTCGTCACCGGCGCTCCCACTCCGGGGTCAAGCCTTACGAGTGCTCTCTGTGTGAGAAGAAGTTTGCCCGCAGCGACCACCTCTCCAAACACACCAAGGTGCACCGCAGCCCCCGGCCTGGCAAAAACATCAGAACTACCGTCTGA
- the LOC139412618 gene encoding solute carrier family 45 member 3-like produces MQGRVCQLLLVNALTCGLEVCMAAGTFYIPPLLLQAGMEERYMTMVLGVGPVLGLIFVPMIGLYSDSWRGRFGRRRPFIWLLCVGILLGLQVMPQASHLAALLYPQHPRWLERVLLAGSACLLEFSGQACFTPLEALISDQFPGEEESRRAFSVYSLMISLGGCLGYLLPALDWSHAPTAAYLGGQEAFIYALLTLIFLTCLLSTVFISEERYTRGGETTRKDLSVSSSLSRYCAHSLLPRPQCVRLAVGRSVSLCVSALPRMYSVCMHVPAVIRRLFVAELFSWMALMSFMLFYTDFMGVGLYRGVPNATPGTQERLRYDEGVRMASVGLFLQCLTSVVCSILMERWIVLLGTRAVYVSSVVLLALATAVMSFSKSVVMITVMAAATGYTFCVLQVLPYTLLCLYHSDRQVFFSSSKSRPSHPGDSDDHIHSKPLVPPDSVHIHGNRYPEGVNLPGAPLLSSSSTSPHVSHIPLPQRGMCLDMAILDSAYLLSQVLPALCLGSIVQQSHNVSAYMASACSLSIMAMLCSTCVVFTRSDLHKLTGSKDSAPTLTGLKS; encoded by the exons ATGCAGGGCCGTGTGTGTCAGCTGTTGCTGGTGAATGCTTTGACCTGTGGTCTGGAGGTGTGTATGGCTGCAGGGACCTTCTACATCCCCCCTCTACTGCTGCAGGCCGGCATGGAGGAACGCTACATGACCATGGTGCTGG gaGTGGGTCCAGTTCTGGGTTTGATCTTCGTGCCCATGATCGGTTTGTATAGTGACTCGTGGCGTGGACGTTTCGGGCGGCGGCGGCCATTCATCTGGCTCCTTTGTGTGGGGATTCTGCTGGGCCTGCAGGTGATGCCCCAGGCCTCTCACCTAGCTGCCTTGCTCTACCCACAGCACCCCCGCTGGCTGGAGAGGGTCCTGCTGGCAGGGTCAGCCTGTCTGCTGGAGTTCTCTGGGCAG GCCTGTTTCACTCCACTGGAAgctctgatctcagaccagttcccaggagaggaggagagcagaaggGCCTTCTCTGTCTACTCACTGATGATCAGCCTGGGAGGATGCCTGGG gTACCTGCTGCCAGCCCTGGACTGGAGCCATGCCCCGACAGCAGCCTACCTGGGCGGCCAGGAGGCCTTCATCTATGCCCTGCTCACCCTCATCTTCCTCACCTGCCTCCTCAGCACAGTCTTCATCTCAGAGGAAAGATAcaccagagggggagagacaaCTAGGAAGGATCTTAGTGTTAGCTCCAGCCTGAGCCGATACTGTGCACACTCCTTGCTGCCGCGGCCTCAGTGTGTGCGGCTGGCGGTGGGGCGGAGTGTGTCGCTGTGTGTGTCGGCGCTGCCAcgcatgtacagtgtgtgtatgcacgtgCCGGCAGTCATACGCAGGCTGTTTGTAGCCGAACTGTTCAGCTGGATGGCTCTGATGAGCTTCATGCTGTTCTACACAGACTTTATGGGAGTGGGGCTGTACCGGGGAGTACCCAACGCTACACCTGGAACACAGGAGAGACTACGATACGATGAAG GTGTGCGCATGGCGAGTGTGGGTCTATTCCTGCAGTGCCTGACCTCAGTGGTCTGCTCCATCCTGATGGAGCGTTGGATAGTGTTGCTAGGCACCCGGGCTGTGTATGTTAGCAGTGTGGTCCTGCTAGCGTTAGCTACAGCTGTGATGAGTTTCTCAAAGAGTGTAGTGATGATCACTGTCATGGCCGCAGCTACTGGATATACCTTCTGTGTGCTGCAGGTCCTGCCCTACACCCTGCTGTGTCTGTACCACTCtgacagacag GTCTTCTTCTCCAGTTCCAAATCCAGACCTTCTCACCCAGGAGATAGTGATGACCACATCCACTCCAAGCCCCTTGTTCCCCCTGACTCCGTCCACATCCATGGCAACAGGTATCCAGAGGGGGTCAATCTCCCCGGggctccccttctctcttcctcctccacctccccccacGTGTCCCACATACCCCTGCCTCAGAGAGGGATGTGTCTAGACATGGCTATCCTAGACAGTGCCTACCTGCTTTCACAG GTGCTGCCTGCTCTGTGTCTGGGCTCCATAGTGCAGCAGTCTCACAATGTCAGTGCCTATATGGCCTCTGCCTGCTCCCTCAGCATCATGGCCATGCTCTGCTCCACCTGTGTCGTCTTCACACGCAGTGACCTCCACAAGCTCACAGGGTCAAAGGACAGCGCTCCAACACTGACGGGGCTAAAGAGTTAA